CGCGGTGAGGACGGCGGCGTGGTCACCGGCTTGCTCGCCTGGCTGCGACGCAGCGACGAGATCGACGGCGCCGTGGTGTCGACGATCGATCCGGCCGGTCCGCCCTGCGCGCCGGTGCCGCGGGCGGTGACGACGGTCGAGGAGATCGTCGCCAGCGCGGGCTCCTGGTACACCTACTGCCCGAACAACCTGGCGCTCGAGGAGGCGGAGAAGCTCGGTCTGCAGCGCGTCGCCTTCGTTGGCGTCCCGTGCCAGATCACGCCCGTGCGCAAGATGCAGACCGTCGACACCGCCTTCCTGGACAACGGGCGGAAGAAGGAAAAGCACATCGAGCGCCAGACCAGGTTCCTGCGCGGCTTCGGCGAGCGCGTTGCCCTGACCATCGGCCTGCTGTGCAGCGAGGTCTTCACCTTCGACGGCCTCATGCGCGACGTCATCGAGGGCCAGCTCGGCATCAGCCTGTCCGACGTGACCAAGTTCAACGTGAAGGGGAAGGTGCTGGTCGACACCCGCGACGGACGCCGGGTCGAGATTCCGCTCAAGCAGGCGCAGGAATATGCGCGGCCGGAGTGCCATCACTGCGGCGACTTCTCCGCCGAGCTGGCGGACATCTCGTGCGGCGGGGTCGCCGCGACCGACTGGACGATCGTCGTCCTGCGCACCGCGCGCGGCGAGGCGCTGTTCGATCGCGCCGCCGCGGACGGCATCTTCGAGGTCCGCTCGATGAGCGAATTCGAGACCTCGATGCGCGTGTTGCTCCGCCTGGCGCGCAAGCAGCGCCAGCGCGTGCCCACGCCTCCGGGGCGCATGGAGACCTTCGTGCGACCCGCCGGGTTCACCAACCCGCACTGAGCCATGCCTCCGCAGCGTGCGACAGTGACCGAATCACGTCTCGTTCGTCTGCCCAGCTCGTCGTTCGAGCGCCTGGTCGAGAGCTCGCCCGACATCGTCGTCGCCGTCGACCGCAACGGCACGGTCATCTACTACAACGACGGTGCCGAGAAGGGCCTCGGCTACACGGCCGCCGAGATTCTCGGCGACAACGTCGGCCGCCTCTATCCGTCGATGCAGGAAGCGCACCGGGTGATGGTCGCGATGCGCAACGACGATTCGGGCGGCCCCGGCAAGGTGAAGAACTTCGAGACCACCTTCGTCACTCGCTCCGGCGAGCAGTTGCCGGTCGCCATCTCGGGCTCGATCCTCTACGACGACAACGGCCTCGAGATCGGCTCGATCGGGTTCGCCAAGGACATCCGCGAGATCCGCCAGCGCGACCGCCTGGCGACGCTCGGCGAGGTGGCGGTGGCGCTCTGCCACGAGATCAACAGCCCGCTCGAGGTGATCCTCAACGACACCGAATTGCTGAGCGCCTTCGTCCGCCGCAAGGCGACCGACGAGGAGGCGGTGATCGAGGAGGAACGCGTCGACGCCGTGCGCCGCGAGGTGCTGAAGATCCAGGAGATCGTCAACCGCCTGGTGGAGATGGCGCGCGAGGGCCAGTACGGGACGCGCGACTATCTGGTCGGGCAGCAGATGACCGACGTGTCGCGCCCGGCGCCCAAGCCCGGGCCGCGGCGCAGCCACGGCGGCCTGGAGGGGCTACGCGTGATGGTGGTCGACGACGACCTCGGCGTCTGCCGCTCCCTGCGCGACGTCCTGCTCGCCGAAGGCTGCGAGGTGCTGGTGGCCAGCGACGGGCTGCGGGCGCTCGAGATTCTCAATCGCACCTCGGTCGACATCATCGTGAGCGACGTCGTCATGCCCGACCTCGACGGCTACGACCTGTTCATGGAGGTCAAGCGCCGGGGCACGACCCCGGTGATCCTGATGACCGGCTACTACTACGACCGCGACCACGTCATTAAGCGCAGCCGCCTCGAGGGCCTCGAGAGCGTGATCTTCAAGAAGCCGATCGATCCGGCTCGCCTGAAGGCGATGATTCGGACGCTGACGGGACGCGCGTCGGCGGCGGCGCCGCGGTAGGCGTCGTGACCTCCGCGGTGGCCGTCACGGTCGGCGCGGCAGCGACCTGCAGGACGAACGGCCCCTGGTCGCCGGCGATGGTGACACGGTCCTGCTCGATCGCCGTCAATTGGCCGAGCCCTTTCAGGATCTGCCCCGTGCGCACCAGCTCGCTGTGCCCGTTGGGGGCGACGATGACGGCGTACGCGACGTCACCCACCACGGTGCCGGCGAGCCGGTACCCGGCGGCGGCACGCGGCAGCGCGCCGGTCGGCGTCGGCGTCGCCTCGGGCGTGACGGTGACGCTGGGCGTCGCGGTCGCTGGCGGTTCCGGGGGCGGCGCATGATGGGCGCGCCACAGCAGCCAGGTGCCGAGCGCCAGCACGACACCGATGCAGACCGACAGAATCAATCCGATGGCGCGGTCGGCGTTCATCGCCGCGGCGCCTCCGGGTTGGTGCTCGCCTGGGCGCCGGTGCTCGGCTGGATCGCGGTCATCGCCTCGTTGTCGGGGGAGCGGTTCTCGGACGCCCAGACCGCGGCGTGGTTGGCCGGGGCGCCATTCGTGGCCAGCCTGGGCGTACCGCCCACACTCATCGACACCGCGAACCTGATCCTACGGAAGAGCACGCATTTCGTCGAGTACGCGATCCTCGCGGCCCTGACCTGTCGCGCGCTCGGCATGGGCGCGATGGTCCGTTCGCGGCGCGGGCGCGTGCTCGGCGCGGTGCTGTTGGCGGTCGCCGTCGCGGCCGCCGACGAAGTGCACCAGACCTTCACGCTCACCCGCACCGGGCGGGCGCACGATGTCCTGCTCGACGCCGCCGGGGCGCTGGGCGGCGCGCTCCTCGCCGCGCGGATGCGGCGGCGCGGTCACTCGCGCGCGGCCGGCGCGCCCAGTGGACGTCCGGCGCGCGCGCAACCTTGACAGCGGCGCCTGGCCCGGCCATGTCGGCGCTGGAGGCAGGGACGTGGGGCTGGCTCATCGGCAGGCGGCGCGGCGGCGGGTGTTGTTGCGCCACGAGCGGGCGCTGTGGACGCAGGGCCTGCAGCGCGTTGCCGGAGTCGACGAGGTGGGTGTCGGTCCGCTCGCCGGGCCGCTGGTCGCGGCCGCCGTCATCCTGCCGCGGGAGTGCGAGATCCGCGGCATCGACGATTCGAAGAAGCTGAGCCCGGCGCGCCGCGAGGCGCTCGGGGCGGAGATCGAAGCAGCCGCGATCGCGATCGGCATCGGCGTGGTCGAGGTGCGCGATGTCGAGCGCCTCAACACCTACTGGGCGTCGATCGAAGCCATGCGCCGCGCCGTCGCCGCACTCTCGGTGGCGCCCGAGCAACTCCTGCTGGATGCCCGCCGCATCCCGGGTCTGGCGGTGCCGCAGGTGGCGCTGGTGAAGGGCGATGCGCGCAGCTACTCGATCGCGGCGGCGTCGATCGTCGCCAAGGTGGCGCGCGACGCGATGATGACCGAGCTCGATCAGCGCTACCCAGTCTACGGGTTCGCCCGCCACATGGGCTACGGCACCGCCGAGCACCTCGCCGCCCTGGAGCGCCACGGCCCGTGCCCGGCCCACCGGCGATCGTTCCTGCCGGTGGCCCAGGCGCGGCTGCCGGGATTCTGAAGGGCGGGCCGTTACGCTGCCAGGCTGTTGGCGGTTCGGGGCAGAGACTCCGGACCCCGACGGCGAACAGCCTGGCAGCGTGACAGGCTGACCAGCGGCTGCCTTCTCGCCCGCGCCGTCCTATACTGCGGCCATGTCGATCGACGTCCGCATGCCGAAGCTGAGCGACACCATGGAGTCCGGTGTCATCATCCGCTGGATGAAGGCGCCCGGCGATCCGGTGGCCAAGGGCGATCCTTTGGCCGAGGTGGAGACCGACAAAGCCGATGTCGAGCTGGAGGCGTCGGAGAGCGGCGTGCTGCGCGAGATCAAGATTCCCGAGGGGCAGAGCGCGACCGTCGGGGCGGTGATCGCGGTGCTCGCGTCCGGCGACGAGGGTGTCGGCGATGGCGCCGCCTCGCGGCCGGCGCCGGGCGCGCCCGCGGCCCGCCGCGAGGCGCCACCGGTGGCCGCGGCGCCGGCGCCGCGGCCGCCGCGTGAAAAGCCCGGCGGCGCCGGCCGCGCCGCGGCCGAGTGCGGCGCCGTCACCCGTCGCGCCGGCGTCGGCGGTGCGCGCCTCGCCGCTGGCATGGCGGATGGCGGATGCGGCCGGGGTCGATCTCGGCAACGTGCGCGGCTCGGGGCCGGGCGGGCGCATTCTCAAGCGCGACGTCGAAACGGCCGCGCGCGCCGCGGCGCCGCCGCCGGCGGCGCGCGAGCCCGCGGAATCGCAGCGCGAAGAGGCGCCGGCCGCGCTGCCAGCCGGCAGTCGGCGCGAGGAGATCTCGCGCATGCGGGCGACGGTGGCGCGGCGGATGACCGAGGCCAAGCGCGAGATCCCGCATTTCTACGTCACCGCCGAGATCGACATGACCGAGGCGATGGCCCTGCGCGAGTCGATCCGCCGCCGCGAGACGATGCCGGGCCTCACCGTCACCCATCTGCTGGTGCGGGCGTTGTCGATCGGCCTGGTGCGCCATCCGCACGTCAACGCCTCGTGGCAGGAGGGCGGCATCATCGTCCATGACGACGTCAACATCGGCATCGCGGTCGCGGTCGACGACGGCCTGGTGGTGCCGGTCCTGCACCGGGTGCAGACGCTCAGCCTGGGCGAGATCGCCGCCGCCGCCGGCGAGCTCACCGAGAAGGCCCGCCACGGCCGCTTCGGTGGCGAGGATCTCACCGGCGCGACGTTCAGCCTGTCCAATGTCGGCATGCTCGACGTCGAGGAGCTGACGGCGGTGATCAATCCGCCCAACGCGGCGATCCTCGCCACCGGCGCGGTGAAGGAGCGGCCGATCGCGCGCGACGGCCAACTGGCGATCGCCAAGACGCTGCGCGCCACGCTGTCGTGCGATCACCGGGTCCTGAACGGCCTCGAGGGCGGCCGGTTCCTCGTCGAGCTGAAGAGCATCCTCGAGAACCCGGTCAGCCTGTTGCTGGAGTAGTGGGCATGGGTGCGATCGCCGCTGCGACCGGCGCCGTGGCGGCGCCGCCGCTGCAGGTACGGCGCCTCGGGCGCCGCCCGTACGAGGAGGTGCTGGCGTTGCAGGAGGATCTGCTGGCGCGCGTTGCCGCCGGCGGGCCGGAGACGGTCCTGCTGCTCGAACATCCGCCGGTGTACACCCTCGGCCGCGGCGCCGACGCTGCCGATCTGCGTGGCGCGCCGGAGCGCCTGGGCGTGCCGTGGGTGCGCGTCGGTCGCGGCGGCGGCGCCACCTTCCACGGGCCCGGGCAGCTCGTCGCCTATCCGATCGTGCGCCTGCGCGCCGCCGGCCGCGACGTGTCGGGCTACGTCTGCGCGCTCGAGCGGGCGCTGATCGACACCTGCGCCGCGTTCGGCGTGGCGGCGCGCGCGCCCAGCGGTCAGATCGGCGTGTGGGCGGGAGGGCGCAAGATCGCCTCCGTCGGCATCGGCGTGCGGCGCGGCGTCGCCTATCACGGGATCGCGCTCAACGTCGCCACCGACCTGGCCTACTTCGACGCCATCACGGTCTGCCGCAGTGACGGGCTGCGACTAATCAACCTGGGCGCGCTGTGCACGCCGCCGCCGGCGCTGGATGCAGTGGGCGACGCCTTCGCTCGCGCCCTGGCCGCGCGGCTGGATCGCGCCATCGCCGAGGTGCCATGATGGCCGTGACCCGGCGCCATCCCGAGTGGCTCAAGGTGCGTGCCCCCGGGGGCGACGCGTACGCGTCGACCAAGCAGGTGGTGCAGTCGCTGGATCTCCACACCGTCTGCGAGGAGGCGCGCTGCCCGAACCTGGGCGAGTGCTGGGGGCAGCGCACGGCGACGTTCATGTTGCTCGGCGACGTCTGCACTCGCAACTGCGGCTACT
Above is a genomic segment from bacterium containing:
- a CDS encoding Coenzyme F420 hydrogenase/dehydrogenase, beta subunit C-terminal domain, whose protein sequence is MHPTFKEMMNEVVEYGSCCECGSCVLVCPHNVIDYIAGKPKQVAKASAAFDYCGMSEGIGCDVCAQVCPRLGRREHHLGEQVLGDLDQLYRGAFGAYRRVVAARSIDARIRARGEDGGVVTGLLAWLRRSDEIDGAVVSTIDPAGPPCAPVPRAVTTVEEIVASAGSWYTYCPNNLALEEAEKLGLQRVAFVGVPCQITPVRKMQTVDTAFLDNGRKKEKHIERQTRFLRGFGERVALTIGLLCSEVFTFDGLMRDVIEGQLGISLSDVTKFNVKGKVLVDTRDGRRVEIPLKQAQEYARPECHHCGDFSAELADISCGGVAATDWTIVVLRTARGEALFDRAAADGIFEVRSMSEFETSMRVLLRLARKQRQRVPTPPGRMETFVRPAGFTNPH
- a CDS encoding response regulator, whose translation is MTESRLVRLPSSSFERLVESSPDIVVAVDRNGTVIYYNDGAEKGLGYTAAEILGDNVGRLYPSMQEAHRVMVAMRNDDSGGPGKVKNFETTFVTRSGEQLPVAISGSILYDDNGLEIGSIGFAKDIREIRQRDRLATLGEVAVALCHEINSPLEVILNDTELLSAFVRRKATDEEAVIEEERVDAVRREVLKIQEIVNRLVEMAREGQYGTRDYLVGQQMTDVSRPAPKPGPRRSHGGLEGLRVMVVDDDLGVCRSLRDVLLAEGCEVLVASDGLRALEILNRTSVDIIVSDVVMPDLDGYDLFMEVKRRGTTPVILMTGYYYDRDHVIKRSRLEGLESVIFKKPIDPARLKAMIRTLTGRASAAAPR
- a CDS encoding ribonuclease HII, whose translation is MSCSTPPGRWAARSSPRGCGGAVTRARPARPVDVRRARNLDSGAWPGHVGAGGRDVGLAHRQAARRRVLLRHERALWTQGLQRVAGVDEVGVGPLAGPLVAAAVILPRECEIRGIDDSKKLSPARREALGAEIEAAAIAIGIGVVEVRDVERLNTYWASIEAMRRAVAALSVAPEQLLLDARRIPGLAVPQVALVKGDARSYSIAAASIVAKVARDAMMTELDQRYPVYGFARHMGYGTAEHLAALERHGPCPAHRRSFLPVAQARLPGF
- a CDS encoding 2-oxo acid dehydrogenase subunit E2, which gives rise to MRASPLAWRMADAAGVDLGNVRGSGPGGRILKRDVETAARAAAPPPAAREPAESQREEAPAALPAGSRREEISRMRATVARRMTEAKREIPHFYVTAEIDMTEAMALRESIRRRETMPGLTVTHLLVRALSIGLVRHPHVNASWQEGGIIVHDDVNIGIAVAVDDGLVVPVLHRVQTLSLGEIAAAAGELTEKARHGRFGGEDLTGATFSLSNVGMLDVEELTAVINPPNAAILATGAVKERPIARDGQLAIAKTLRATLSCDHRVLNGLEGGRFLVELKSILENPVSLLLE
- the lipB gene encoding lipoyl(octanoyl) transferase LipB → MGAIAAATGAVAAPPLQVRRLGRRPYEEVLALQEDLLARVAAGGPETVLLLEHPPVYTLGRGADAADLRGAPERLGVPWVRVGRGGGATFHGPGQLVAYPIVRLRAAGRDVSGYVCALERALIDTCAAFGVAARAPSGQIGVWAGGRKIASVGIGVRRGVAYHGIALNVATDLAYFDAITVCRSDGLRLINLGALCTPPPALDAVGDAFARALAARLDRAIAEVP